From a single Gracilimonas sp. genomic region:
- a CDS encoding DUF5916 domain-containing protein: MRSILSALTISVLCGIGNGHVLGQTPDELVPPPTNNEVTAVFAEEAPYIDGNLDDEVWEDIPPITTFTQVWPNDGASATEDSEVKIAYDRDHLYFAFRFYDDNPELIRAKNLERGGRNNRDDHAYIGIDTYRDGRNAYLFEMNALGTQDDALITDESISYDSFSWNAVFISETKIDDDGWTMEVSIPFRQLRFPEGEELEFGLMISRMINRKNERVLWPAIGMEYGGSFGALAAVSQYGILKGIKNIRRGNNIEIKPYVISGAQEVRPDLQNEQTDVEYTYDIGGDMKWGITSNLTLDLTVNTDFAQVEADNVQLNLSRFNLFFPEKREFFLERAGLFEHGNTRSTQTFFSRRIGLTNDILTGARMTGQLGRFSVGAMNIETGNEMGDVFGSQSTNNTVARIRTNVFPRATVGTIITNVESPNGYNRALGFDTKYRFWSSSEFNAWYTRVWDDTDALNDAAGHGSLQLQNETYSGGFSYTNVGENYNPALGFVRRRNMRQYSGNLGYNPTVEFDVLPSLRRFNFGTSYNYIEGQDGVKQTTQLSGSATAEFASRQSIRISGNQQFERLFADFPIRQNAIIPAGDYTFNSIGIRGVTDESKRVFGTVEASTGQFYHGNRTDLEGSIGFRQSKHLHIEGRLSHSMIDLPIPNGEFDATTVSTSILGAVSRKLFAKALIQYDNFSRDLQANIRIDWIHTPGSDLFLVFNTSYHLTGDNETLFDPRKDVIMNSQAAVVKLTYLILL; encoded by the coding sequence ATGAGATCGATATTATCAGCACTTACTATATCTGTATTATGTGGAATTGGAAACGGACATGTTCTGGGGCAAACACCGGATGAGCTGGTTCCCCCGCCAACCAACAATGAAGTAACCGCCGTTTTTGCTGAAGAAGCTCCTTACATCGATGGTAACCTGGATGATGAAGTTTGGGAAGATATCCCTCCCATCACCACCTTTACACAGGTTTGGCCGAATGATGGTGCCTCAGCAACCGAAGATTCGGAAGTAAAAATTGCCTACGACCGCGACCACCTATACTTCGCTTTCCGTTTTTATGATGATAACCCGGAATTAATCCGTGCCAAGAATCTCGAGCGCGGAGGTCGAAATAACCGCGATGATCACGCTTACATCGGCATCGACACCTACCGGGATGGCCGGAATGCTTACCTGTTTGAAATGAATGCACTGGGCACTCAGGATGATGCCCTGATCACCGATGAAAGCATCAGCTACGACAGCTTTTCCTGGAATGCCGTATTCATAAGCGAAACAAAAATTGACGATGATGGCTGGACCATGGAAGTCTCGATCCCCTTTCGACAGCTTCGGTTTCCGGAGGGAGAAGAACTCGAGTTTGGACTGATGATTTCCCGGATGATCAACCGCAAAAACGAGCGGGTACTATGGCCGGCCATCGGAATGGAGTACGGAGGCAGCTTTGGAGCATTAGCTGCCGTCTCTCAGTATGGAATCCTCAAAGGAATTAAGAACATCCGCCGGGGAAATAATATCGAGATTAAGCCCTATGTAATTTCCGGGGCACAGGAAGTCCGACCAGATCTTCAGAATGAACAAACCGACGTTGAATATACCTATGATATCGGTGGGGATATGAAATGGGGTATCACGTCAAACCTCACCCTCGACCTGACCGTTAACACAGATTTTGCACAGGTTGAAGCCGATAATGTACAGTTAAACCTCTCCCGTTTTAATCTTTTCTTTCCGGAAAAACGGGAATTCTTTCTGGAGCGCGCCGGACTTTTTGAACACGGAAATACCCGTTCCACACAAACTTTTTTCTCACGCCGAATCGGCCTCACCAATGATATCCTGACCGGTGCCCGCATGACCGGGCAGTTGGGGCGTTTTTCCGTTGGCGCGATGAACATCGAAACCGGAAATGAAATGGGAGATGTTTTTGGCAGCCAATCTACAAATAACACAGTTGCACGAATCAGAACCAACGTATTTCCACGCGCTACCGTAGGTACCATCATCACAAACGTTGAATCACCAAATGGATATAACCGCGCCCTCGGTTTTGATACCAAGTACCGATTCTGGAGCTCCAGCGAGTTTAACGCCTGGTACACCAGGGTTTGGGATGATACCGATGCCCTTAACGATGCAGCGGGCCACGGAAGCCTTCAGCTGCAGAATGAAACCTATTCAGGCGGATTTTCTTACACCAATGTGGGAGAAAACTACAACCCGGCCCTCGGATTTGTCCGCCGCCGTAACATGAGACAATATTCCGGGAATCTTGGGTACAATCCTACCGTAGAATTTGATGTTCTGCCATCACTGCGAAGGTTCAATTTTGGTACTTCCTACAACTACATCGAAGGGCAGGATGGTGTTAAACAAACCACCCAACTTAGCGGGTCTGCTACCGCTGAGTTTGCCAGCCGGCAAAGTATTCGTATCAGCGGAAACCAACAATTTGAACGGCTTTTTGCAGATTTTCCGATACGGCAGAATGCCATCATTCCCGCCGGGGATTATACCTTTAATTCAATAGGCATTCGCGGGGTTACCGATGAAAGTAAACGCGTGTTCGGCACCGTTGAAGCCAGCACGGGACAGTTCTACCATGGGAACCGCACCGACCTGGAAGGCAGCATCGGGTTCCGGCAATCCAAACATCTTCACATTGAAGGACGCCTGAGCCACTCCATGATCGACCTGCCTATACCTAACGGCGAGTTTGATGCTACCACCGTTTCCACTTCCATACTCGGAGCTGTAAGTCGCAAGTTATTCGCCAAAGCCCTTATTCAGTACGACAATTTCTCCCGTGATCTTCAAGCCAACATTCGCATCGACTGGATTCATACACCCGGTAGTGACCTGTTTCTCGTATTCAACACCTCCTACCACCTCACCGGAGATAATGAAACGCTTTTTGATCCCCGAAAAGATGTGATCATGAACAGCCAGGCCGCCGTGGTGAAGCTGACGTATTTGATTCTGCTGTAG
- a CDS encoding malic enzyme-like NAD(P)-binding protein, whose translation MSKKDYAKLAIEAHQKHKGKISVEPKMPLETKDDLSIAYTPGVARPCEEIAEDKEKAYNYTAKGNMVAVVSDGSAVLGLGNIGPEASLPVMEGKSVLFKKFANVDAFPIVLDTQDTDQIVQTVKMIAPGFGGINLEDISAPRCFEIERRLKEELNIPVFHDDQHGTAIVTLAGMYNAMRLTGKKLEDMYVVVNGSGAAGVAIVNLLFEAGVKDVVMCDSRGIIHKERTDLNDTKKRMAEITNKGHRTGQLKDAISGSDVFIGVSVPGVLTQDMVKTMNKDPMIFAMSNPIPEIMPEDAKAAGAAIVATGRSDFPNQINNVLAFPGIFRGALDARITNLTTKMFITAAKAIADCVDDLSADKIIPSPFDERVPQQVANAIRENQ comes from the coding sequence ATGTCTAAAAAAGACTACGCGAAATTAGCTATTGAAGCCCATCAAAAGCATAAAGGAAAAATCTCTGTTGAGCCTAAAATGCCTCTGGAGACCAAAGATGATCTCAGCATTGCCTATACGCCCGGAGTAGCAAGGCCCTGCGAAGAAATAGCAGAGGATAAAGAAAAAGCATACAACTACACCGCTAAAGGAAATATGGTGGCGGTGGTCAGCGACGGTTCTGCCGTTCTTGGATTGGGTAATATCGGGCCGGAAGCTTCCCTACCGGTAATGGAAGGAAAATCGGTGCTGTTTAAAAAGTTCGCTAATGTAGATGCTTTCCCCATCGTACTAGACACGCAGGATACCGACCAAATTGTGCAAACGGTAAAAATGATTGCTCCCGGATTTGGAGGCATTAACCTGGAAGATATTTCAGCACCCCGGTGTTTTGAAATTGAACGTCGCCTCAAAGAGGAATTAAATATCCCCGTTTTTCATGACGACCAGCACGGAACGGCCATCGTAACACTGGCAGGTATGTATAACGCTATGCGACTCACCGGCAAGAAGCTGGAAGATATGTACGTAGTGGTGAACGGTTCCGGCGCAGCCGGAGTGGCTATTGTAAACCTGCTGTTTGAAGCGGGCGTAAAAGACGTGGTTATGTGTGACAGCCGGGGCATTATCCATAAAGAGCGGACCGACTTAAATGACACCAAGAAGCGTATGGCTGAAATCACCAATAAAGGCCACCGAACCGGACAGCTGAAAGATGCCATTTCGGGCAGTGATGTATTTATAGGAGTTTCGGTGCCGGGTGTGTTAACACAGGATATGGTGAAAACCATGAATAAGGACCCGATGATTTTTGCGATGTCGAACCCCATCCCCGAAATTATGCCCGAAGACGCTAAAGCCGCCGGTGCCGCTATCGTAGCAACAGGGCGATCCGACTTCCCTAATCAAATTAACAACGTTCTGGCTTTCCCAGGAATTTTTCGCGGAGCCCTGGATGCACGAATCACCAACCTGACGACCAAGATGTTCATCACCGCAGCCAAAGCCATTGCTGATTGTGTGGATGATCTCTCAGCTGATAAAATCATCCCCAGTCCATTTGATGAACGGGTTCCTCAGCAGGTAGCAAATGCTATTCGGGAAAATCAATAA
- a CDS encoding M1 family metallopeptidase encodes MKQLISFFLVTLLAFSTLNAQNRTYWQQHVDYTMEIDVDAENHQYSGKQTLVYTNNSPDVLDRVYYHLYFNAFQPGSMMDVRSRTIEDPDRRVGDRIAGLSEDEIGYQRVNSLTQDGKPVEYETDGTILVVELNKPIQPGASTTFKMEWDAQVPLQIRRSGWNNAEGVEFSMSQWYPKLSEYDFQGWHPNPYVGREFHGVFGDFDVKISIDKDYVLGGTGVLQNPNEIGYGYEEEGAEVNRPRGDKMTWHFKAENVIDFFWGADPDFKHVTAQVPNGPKLHFLYQQPAVVEGASDEQNAQYTQNWEQLVDYTIRAVEYANENFGEYPYPQYTNLQGGDGGMEYPMGTLITGGRSLGSLVGVMVHEMYHSWFQNVLATNESLLEWMDEGFTSYASAETMAHLFGRNSDFPYAGSYNGYYSLVESGLEEPMTTHADHYETNFAYGRAAYSKGAVFLGQMEYIIGKEDFRNGMLNYHKEWKMKHPTALDFLSIMEKESGMILDWYYEYFVQTTKTIDYGITSVIGNENKTSVKIERINLMPMPLDIVVEYQDGSRELFYIPLRVMRGEKPNEMDMKRTVLKDWPWVEPSYTMTINKAASSIKTITIDPSQRLADINRKNNSFDVSAMLND; translated from the coding sequence ATGAAACAGTTAATATCTTTTTTTCTGGTCACTTTGTTGGCCTTTTCGACCCTTAACGCCCAAAACCGAACCTACTGGCAGCAGCATGTTGATTACACCATGGAAATTGACGTGGACGCTGAAAACCACCAGTATTCCGGTAAGCAAACTCTGGTTTATACCAACAACTCCCCTGATGTATTAGACCGGGTTTATTATCACCTGTATTTCAACGCGTTTCAGCCGGGTAGCATGATGGACGTCCGCTCCCGGACTATTGAAGATCCTGACCGAAGAGTGGGTGATCGTATTGCAGGATTATCCGAAGATGAAATTGGTTACCAGCGGGTTAATTCTCTTACACAGGATGGCAAACCGGTTGAATACGAAACTGACGGCACAATATTAGTTGTGGAACTGAATAAGCCGATTCAACCCGGAGCTTCCACCACTTTCAAAATGGAATGGGATGCACAGGTGCCTCTTCAAATTCGCCGATCCGGGTGGAATAATGCCGAAGGTGTAGAATTCTCAATGAGCCAGTGGTACCCTAAACTGTCTGAGTATGATTTTCAGGGATGGCATCCAAATCCTTATGTCGGACGTGAGTTCCATGGAGTTTTTGGTGATTTTGATGTCAAGATTTCCATCGATAAAGACTATGTGTTAGGTGGAACCGGAGTCCTTCAAAACCCTAATGAAATTGGATATGGATACGAGGAGGAAGGGGCTGAAGTAAACCGACCCCGGGGCGATAAAATGACCTGGCATTTTAAAGCTGAAAATGTCATCGACTTTTTCTGGGGAGCCGACCCCGATTTCAAACACGTTACTGCTCAGGTTCCCAACGGACCCAAACTTCACTTTCTGTATCAGCAGCCTGCTGTAGTTGAAGGAGCTTCCGATGAACAAAATGCGCAGTACACCCAGAACTGGGAGCAGCTGGTGGACTACACTATTCGTGCTGTTGAGTATGCCAATGAAAACTTCGGCGAGTATCCTTATCCGCAATACACCAACCTGCAGGGCGGTGACGGCGGCATGGAATATCCCATGGGAACATTGATTACTGGTGGCAGAAGCCTCGGAAGCTTGGTGGGCGTAATGGTACACGAAATGTATCACAGCTGGTTCCAGAATGTACTGGCCACCAACGAAAGCTTGTTAGAATGGATGGATGAAGGCTTTACCAGTTATGCTTCCGCTGAAACCATGGCTCATTTATTTGGCCGAAATTCCGACTTCCCATATGCCGGTTCTTACAACGGCTATTACTCACTGGTAGAATCAGGCCTGGAAGAACCCATGACCACCCATGCCGATCACTATGAAACCAATTTTGCCTATGGTCGGGCTGCTTACTCCAAAGGAGCCGTATTCCTGGGGCAAATGGAATACATTATTGGGAAGGAAGATTTCCGAAATGGAATGCTGAATTACCATAAAGAGTGGAAGATGAAGCATCCAACGGCGCTCGACTTCCTCAGTATCATGGAAAAAGAATCCGGCATGATCCTGGATTGGTATTATGAATATTTCGTTCAAACCACCAAGACCATCGACTACGGCATTACTTCTGTAATCGGAAATGAAAATAAAACGTCCGTAAAAATTGAACGCATTAATTTGATGCCGATGCCGCTCGATATTGTGGTTGAATATCAGGATGGCAGCCGTGAATTATTTTACATACCCTTACGCGTGATGCGTGGCGAAAAGCCTAACGAAATGGATATGAAGCGAACGGTACTGAAAGACTGGCCGTGGGTTGAACCAAGCTATACCATGACCATCAACAAAGCCGCTTCTTCCATTAAAACAATCACTATAGATCCTTCTCAGCGACTGGCTGACATCAACCGAAAAAACAATTCTTTTGATGTATCAGCGATGCTGAACGATTAA
- the recR gene encoding recombination mediator RecR, which yields MQITSEYLERAIEQLAKLPGTGRKSAQRIAIHLLKQNDEYAQKLAQAIVDLKEKVTRCSVCGNVSDSDPCKICDNPKRDPSAICVVEEFNDVYIIEKSNEFRGRYHVLGGVISPMDNIGPDKLRIQELLKRVGEDDQINEVILALNPDAEGEATSYYINKLLKNYEVDVTRIAYGIPMGTELEFIDEATLSRAFASRNSF from the coding sequence ATGCAGATAACCTCAGAATATTTGGAGCGGGCCATCGAGCAGCTCGCCAAGCTCCCGGGAACGGGACGTAAATCAGCCCAGCGCATTGCCATTCATTTATTGAAACAGAATGATGAGTACGCTCAAAAATTGGCTCAGGCCATTGTAGATCTGAAAGAAAAAGTTACCCGCTGCTCCGTTTGTGGAAATGTGAGTGACTCCGACCCCTGTAAAATCTGTGATAATCCGAAAAGAGACCCGTCCGCCATTTGTGTGGTTGAGGAATTCAACGACGTGTATATCATCGAAAAATCGAATGAGTTCAGAGGCCGTTATCACGTGCTGGGAGGGGTCATTTCTCCCATGGATAACATCGGCCCGGATAAACTGCGGATTCAGGAGCTATTGAAACGAGTGGGGGAAGATGATCAAATTAATGAAGTAATCCTGGCCCTGAACCCCGACGCTGAAGGGGAAGCAACTTCTTATTACATTAACAAACTTCTGAAGAACTATGAAGTTGACGTGACCCGTATCGCCTACGGCATCCCGATGGGAACTGAACTCGAGTTCATTGATGAGGCAACCCTAAGCCGTGCCTTCGCCAGCCGTAACAGTTTTTAA
- a CDS encoding YbaB/EbfC family nucleoid-associated protein, producing MSNFNMADMFGKIQEMQSKMQEAQEGLQDVIVEAEAGGGMVKVKANGNKQIVSIEMDDDVVDPQDKEMLEDLIVAGVNKALEKAEEASKEKMQEMYKGMIPGGGIPGMDMSKFGL from the coding sequence ATGAGCAACTTCAATATGGCCGATATGTTTGGCAAGATTCAGGAAATGCAATCCAAAATGCAGGAAGCCCAGGAAGGCTTACAAGATGTGATTGTGGAAGCCGAAGCCGGCGGCGGAATGGTGAAGGTAAAAGCCAATGGCAACAAACAAATCGTATCTATCGAGATGGATGACGATGTGGTTGACCCACAGGATAAAGAAATGCTGGAAGACCTGATTGTAGCCGGCGTAAACAAAGCCCTTGAAAAAGCCGAAGAAGCCTCTAAAGAAAAAATGCAGGAAATGTATAAAGGCATGATCCCCGGCGGCGGAATTCCCGGAATGGATATGTCAAAATTTGGACTATAA
- the dnaX gene encoding DNA polymerase III subunit gamma/tau, with protein sequence MSETYRALTRKYRPHTFEDIVSQEHVSNTIKNAIKQNRLSHAYMFCGPRGVGKTTMARVLARTINEIDTSVDGESLNQTLNIVEMDAASNNKVDDVHHLRESVRIPPQNGRYKVFIVDEVHMLSKAAFNALLKTLEEPPEHAIFIFATTEPHKVLPTILSRVQRFDFKRISVDEIVQRLRKISLDEDISIDEESLHVIAKKADGALRDALGLMDQAIAFCGDTITHDELLQALNVVGTDRLFQFMDCVKEHDADKGLELINTLLQEGYDIQEYLIGLTEHLRNLYIAQESAQLYLVEASEETKKRYQQTAKDFSRDDLMRMLHIISEAQIKLKDASQPRIQFEITLLKLIHMKRSEQLSELLAGLEELKKNSGNFVSSSQNGSTQKETEPESAQNPESSSNGHQVEQNEPQKPETEEPKSEAVQEEDAQEELEEEFEAGEVDYEEPDPEPVEEDDDFDIGTPALMTSLSRKTAAASKKASTPNGAAESPSKPSPKEPKKAPEKLTLEYIQNSWPEYLDSLKGDFPMLLHLQMERVKVVKLKGSELFLECDNQFAQKMLDEQKSELQKKLKECVGALLRFNVSVGEQQEREKPMSVYERFKQIQQKDPIIRDIVEIFGAELEY encoded by the coding sequence ATGTCAGAAACGTACCGCGCACTTACCCGAAAATATCGACCGCATACCTTTGAGGATATTGTCTCGCAAGAGCATGTGAGCAATACCATAAAGAATGCCATTAAGCAAAACAGGCTGTCTCATGCCTATATGTTTTGCGGTCCCCGAGGTGTTGGGAAAACCACCATGGCGCGTGTGCTTGCCCGAACGATTAACGAAATTGACACCAGTGTTGATGGCGAGTCGCTGAACCAGACGCTCAACATCGTGGAGATGGATGCCGCTTCCAACAACAAGGTTGATGACGTTCATCACCTTCGGGAAAGCGTTCGTATTCCTCCTCAAAATGGCCGCTACAAAGTTTTTATTGTGGATGAGGTTCATATGCTCAGTAAAGCAGCTTTTAATGCGCTGCTGAAAACGCTGGAAGAACCGCCAGAACACGCTATCTTTATCTTTGCGACTACCGAACCTCACAAGGTGCTGCCTACCATCCTTTCTCGTGTTCAGCGATTTGATTTTAAGCGAATTTCCGTAGATGAAATCGTACAGCGCTTGCGTAAGATTTCCCTGGATGAGGATATTTCCATTGATGAAGAATCCCTACATGTAATCGCCAAAAAAGCCGATGGAGCGCTTCGTGATGCTCTTGGACTAATGGATCAGGCCATCGCTTTTTGCGGGGATACCATCACCCACGATGAACTGCTGCAGGCACTGAATGTGGTGGGTACCGACCGCCTGTTTCAGTTTATGGATTGTGTGAAAGAGCATGATGCCGACAAAGGACTGGAACTTATCAACACCTTACTGCAGGAAGGATACGACATTCAGGAATACCTGATTGGGCTGACTGAACACCTGCGAAATTTATACATCGCCCAAGAGTCAGCACAGCTTTATTTGGTTGAGGCTTCTGAGGAAACGAAGAAACGGTATCAGCAAACGGCCAAGGATTTTTCCCGGGATGATTTAATGCGGATGCTGCACATTATCAGCGAAGCTCAGATTAAGTTAAAAGATGCGAGTCAGCCACGTATTCAGTTTGAAATTACCTTGTTGAAGCTGATTCACATGAAGCGATCTGAGCAGCTATCCGAGTTATTGGCCGGTTTGGAGGAGTTAAAAAAAAACTCCGGTAACTTCGTAAGCTCTTCTCAAAACGGTTCAACCCAAAAAGAAACTGAGCCTGAGTCTGCACAAAATCCGGAATCTTCTTCCAACGGGCATCAGGTTGAACAAAATGAGCCTCAGAAACCGGAGACCGAAGAACCCAAAAGCGAGGCTGTTCAAGAGGAAGATGCACAGGAGGAATTAGAAGAAGAGTTTGAGGCCGGGGAAGTTGATTATGAAGAACCTGATCCGGAACCGGTAGAGGAAGACGACGATTTTGATATTGGCACCCCGGCACTTATGACCAGTCTTTCCAGAAAAACGGCGGCGGCTTCAAAGAAAGCATCTACCCCAAACGGAGCTGCTGAGTCGCCCTCAAAGCCTTCTCCAAAAGAGCCTAAAAAGGCACCCGAGAAACTCACGCTTGAATACATCCAAAACTCCTGGCCGGAATATCTGGACTCTCTGAAAGGCGATTTCCCCATGTTGCTGCACCTGCAAATGGAACGGGTAAAAGTAGTAAAGCTGAAAGGATCTGAGCTGTTTTTGGAGTGTGATAATCAGTTTGCCCAAAAAATGCTGGATGAGCAGAAATCCGAACTCCAGAAGAAGTTAAAGGAATGTGTGGGCGCATTGCTGCGTTTTAATGTGTCGGTTGGTGAGCAGCAGGAACGCGAAAAACCGATGAGCGTGTATGAACGCTTCAAACAAATACAACAAAAAGATCCCATTATCCGTGATATCGTTGAGATTTTCGGGGCCGAACTTGAGTATTAG
- a CDS encoding MBL fold metallo-hydrolase, which produces MNLFKKIMLWIAGLLITASLFITIVGWAVSKPGYQGPESDHFNGTTFENPGDVPSKDFFDVMKWYFQREQGEWNEVPEEEITFAERPDDNVTSGLKITYVNHSTFLIQTAGVNILTDPVWSKRVSPMSFTGPKRFRPPGVRFEDLPPIDLIIISHNHYDHLDISTLKKLNEKFEPRVIVPLGVDVYLNQEGIQNTIPLDWEENQPIDSDITVHSVQAQHFSARGLFDRDKTLWSGYVIDTPSGSVYFAGDTGYGDFFTNIGEKHPEIKVGLIPIGAYKPRWFMKPMHVNPEEAIQIHKDVGAEISFGMHFGTFPLADDGMKDPENDFAKAMQQPENSGVNFKLLTEGDSFQVQ; this is translated from the coding sequence ATGAACCTATTTAAGAAAATAATGCTCTGGATTGCCGGCCTTCTGATTACCGCCTCCTTGTTTATAACCATTGTTGGCTGGGCGGTTTCCAAACCCGGGTATCAGGGGCCGGAATCGGACCATTTCAATGGAACTACCTTTGAGAATCCCGGCGATGTACCCTCCAAAGACTTTTTCGATGTAATGAAGTGGTATTTCCAGCGGGAGCAGGGTGAATGGAATGAAGTTCCTGAAGAAGAAATCACCTTTGCCGAGCGCCCTGATGATAATGTCACATCAGGCTTGAAAATCACTTATGTCAACCATTCCACTTTTCTGATTCAAACAGCCGGGGTTAATATTCTCACCGACCCTGTTTGGAGTAAGAGGGTAAGCCCGATGTCGTTTACAGGCCCAAAAAGATTTCGCCCACCCGGAGTACGGTTCGAAGACCTTCCGCCCATCGACCTGATCATTATCAGTCATAATCATTATGATCACTTGGATATCAGCACCCTGAAGAAGCTGAATGAAAAATTTGAACCACGAGTGATTGTACCGCTTGGCGTCGATGTTTACCTGAATCAGGAAGGCATTCAAAATACCATTCCCCTGGATTGGGAAGAGAATCAGCCCATCGACAGCGACATTACTGTTCACTCCGTTCAGGCACAGCACTTTTCAGCACGCGGTTTATTCGACCGGGATAAAACCCTTTGGTCTGGTTATGTAATCGACACTCCCTCAGGCAGCGTGTACTTTGCCGGAGATACCGGTTATGGAGACTTTTTCACCAATATCGGGGAGAAACACCCGGAAATTAAAGTTGGGCTGATACCCATAGGGGCCTACAAACCCCGCTGGTTTATGAAGCCGATGCATGTAAACCCGGAAGAAGCCATCCAAATCCATAAAGATGTTGGAGCTGAAATATCCTTTGGTATGCACTTCGGCACCTTTCCCCTTGCCGACGATGGCATGAAAGATCCCGAAAATGATTTTGCCAAAGCCATGCAACAACCCGAAAACAGCGGAGTGAACTTTAAGTTACTTACTGAGGGGGATAGTTTTCAGGTTCAATAA